The following coding sequences are from one Plectropomus leopardus isolate mb chromosome 10, YSFRI_Pleo_2.0, whole genome shotgun sequence window:
- the LOC121949364 gene encoding sorting nexin-4-like — protein sequence MMMADSGSNEEVAVIGNTDITSTESENNIINTMVERGTALLRKMEINVAEAEKRTGKNTVNMQETYTVYLIETRPAENVPEGGTPAAPDTLWRRYSEFELLRTYLLVTYPYIIIPPLPEKRAEFVWHKLSADNLDPDFVERRRVGLENFLLRVASHPVLSNDKIFFLFLTEEKGWREAVLETGFQDKADSRLKSLSAMFRVKNPDKRFTALKQYSDELNTVISQLLRVRAKVADRLYGVYKVHGNYGRVFSEWSAIEKEMGDGLQSAGHHMDTYAASIDDILEEEEHYADQLKEYLFYTDAVRSVCRKHELIQYELEMVAQDLVHKKQQKEELVTGTVRVFSLKGMTSKLFGQESQEQRESRLAALEQSIQEGEQTLKEKNTECQEFVRTAWEDIERFKEQKDKDLREALISYAIMQISMCKKGIQVWSNAKECFNKM from the exons ATGATGATGGCAGACTCTGGAAGTAACGAAGAAGTAGCTGTGATCGGTAACACCGACATCACTTCAACAGAATCCGAGAACAACATTATAAACACG ATGGTTGAAAGAGGAACAGCTCTGTTAAGAAAAATGGAGATAAACGTGGCGGAGGCAGAGAAGAGAACAGGGAAGAACACGGTTAACATGCAGGAAACCTATACAGTCTACCTCATAGAAACACG CCCGGCTGAAAATGTTCCAGAAGGTGGTACGCCTGCTGCACCTGACACATTGTGGAGACGCTACAGTGAGTTTGAGTTGCTCAGAACATACCTCTTGGTCACCTACCCCTACATCATAATCCCTCCACTGCCAGAGAAAAGG GCAGAGTTTGTGTGGCACAAGCTGTCAGCAGACAACCTCGACCCAGACTTTGTTGAGCGACGGAGAGTTGGCCTGGAAAACTTCCTGCTGCGTGTTGCATCACATCCTGTCCTCTCCAATGACAAaatcttcttcctctttctgaCAGAG GAGAAAGGATGGAGGGAGGCGGTTTTGGAGACAGGTTTTCAGGACAAg GCTGACTCCAGACTTAAGTCTCTGAGTGCCATGTTCAGAGTCAAGAACCCTGACAA GAGGTTCACAGCACTGAAACAGTACAGTGATGAACTCAACACTGTCATCTCTCAGTTACTGAGGGTGCGGGCG AAAGTAGCAGACAGGCTGTATGGAGTTTACAAGGTCCATGGTAACTACGGCAGAGTCTTTAG CGAGTGGAGTGCTATTGAAAAAGAGATGGGAGACGGACTACAGAGTGCTGGCCACCACATGGACAC GTATGCCGCATCAATAGATGATATTCTGGAGGAAGAAGAACACTATGCAGACCAACTGAAAGAATACCTTTTCTACACTGATGCTGTTAG GTCAGTCTGTAGGAAACATGAGCTGATCCAGTATGAGTTGGAGATGGTAGCTCAGGACCTCGTCCAtaagaaacaacagaaagaagAGCTGGTTACAGGG acAGTGCGAGTATTTTCTCTGAAGGGGATGACCAGCAAACTTTTCGGCCAAGAGAGCCAagagcagagggagagcaggCTGGCAGCCCTGGAGCAGAGTATTCAGGAGGGAGAGCAAACGCTCAAGGAGAAGAACACAGAATGCCA AGAGTTTGTGAGAACCGCCTGGGAAGACATTGAACGATTTAAGGAGCAGAAGGACAAAGACTTGCGTGAAGCACTAATCAGCTATGCCATTATGCAGATCAGCATGTGTAAGAAG GGAATCCAGGTGTGGTCCAACGCCAAGGAGTGTTTCAACAAAATGTGA